TGATAGAATCCTTTTTATCCTTTATGCTCACATTATCATTTGGCTATCATTTCATGAGAAAAACAGCTGCACTCGGAGGTGACCACTCTGCTCTGCTCTCGGTGCTAGGTGGACGGAATGTCCCACAGCCTTGGTGGTATCAGCGTCACTTTCTGCTCCGAGAAGAGGATATTCAAAAGGCTCGGCATAATCAACACCACTGTCTGCTCCCAGAAGGGCAGAAGGGCAGAAGGGAATGTCTCATGACTCGTATAAACAAAATGCAAGCctctgtgtgtttaccccatAAAAGCTTGTTTAGAACTTAGTATCTTGGAACATTTGCATCATAGCCTCTGTATGTAGATGTTCCCTTTTTGCAACATGATTAAATATCATGCTTTCAGAATTTCAGTAGTCCTGAATATTCTTATTAGTTTTCCTAACAGGAGCCAAACGTATATATACATCTGTACCATTCACATCACTTTGCCTTTCTTAATGTTGAATGTGAGCTAGCAATAGACCTAAAAAATTTATTACGTTTTTAAAAGTTATCAGAGAGCACAAATCTCATCCGCATAGTGCATCTTTCTCATGTCTTTTTCCTATAAAGTTATAGAAAACCAAACATAACACACTAATGTTGCTTTAGATATTGATAAGAATGGAAAATAATGTTTCATCTTTAACTTTAAGGCTCTTTGAGATCAGTTCTACTTCCTTTACTGTTCATGGTTGCAGAAATTATAACCAGAGGCGTCTGaacaggagagatcattttCAACAAAGTGTTCATATGCAGACTCTAAATCTATCATTAGACATATCCAATATATTTGAATATATCTGTCCAatatttcaaaatcttctcatgATCCAAAAGGAAAGTCCCGGGCATCATCAAAGGTTATGAAACATATGTTAAATGAATGTGAAACGAGCTGGGCTCATTAAAATTTAAGACGTTACAGTATGGGCTTACATTGATGCGTCTTCGGTTTGCAGGTGGTGACAAACAGGAGCAGATGACAGCCTGGCAGCGGATGGATCGAGACGTTTAACAGAGGTGACAATCTCCGAGGAGGGTGGAGCATTAGCCACTAAGTCTAATGCTTGAGATGCTTTCAGTCTCTAAAGTGTTTCAGTCACTTTAGAGGACATTACATTGACTTATATCAAATTCCTGGAGACTTAACCATAACCCTACGCACCACCTGTCTAACTTTATCCTAACACAAAGCTTTCACCTTAAAGTTAAAtggaaacttgtttttttttttaactttaccaAAGGGAGGCAGGGCGCCACTATGCGACCTTGTAAACAGAAGTATGTCCTCACAACACTAGTTATacaagcagacacacacactcgcacacccACACGGGAGTCAAATGCTGCAAGAATAATTGACAGCTTCCTTTTAAGGCCACAACGGGAGCTGTGAACGCTGCCTGGCTGGTGTCATCTTTAAACGAGAAGATGATGCTGGAAATACTGATGCTTATTTGTTATTAGAGAAGGAAAGCAAGTAGATAATCAGCTCTGGATTTTCCTTTCAAATTGCTCTGGAAGAGGAGAAATTCAAATGAAGAATCGGCGTCATGCAGCAACGCTCCTTCACTAAAACCCAAACAGTGCGCAGTGTGTGGGTCAgtttagtcaaaacaaggttGAAACGGAGCCCAGATGATGGACTTGAAGAGGACTACGCCCACGGCTctaccaaacacactcagagaAGCTCTAACTCTGTTTACACAGTGGAGGCTGAATGTTCAAGGGAACACACTCTGCATTGCATGTAATTGCTTGTGATTCTATTTCTTCACTTCAAAGACAGGGAGTGCTGCAGTTCAAGGGTCAGAGGCTCGGCTGTtgcccaaatgccctccaattTCCTGTTTTGTCTGACTTTGCAATTCTTAAGGGATCTAAAATGTGAAGATCATGCTCTGCTGGAGCCAATGTGACACAGAGCTCCATTTCAATCATCCTGACTCTTTGCTTTTAATCTCAGATTGCATGACACTTACTAACATGTAACCCTTTATTTTACTCTCACAGTAAAATGAGGTTTAGATTGTTGGGCTTTCTTTCAGGTTAAACTGTGCAAAGTTACACATGAAGCATGCAAGATGGAATTCATCTCCAAATCCCTTGTTACACATTGTCAGGAAGAACCCTGCTTTACAGCCTTGGTAAAAAACAAGGATGTTGCCCTCCCActcgtttcttttcttttctgtccaTCATAAATAACGAGCAAAGATAGAGATTCGCACGTTATTTTAAGAAATACATTCACATTTAAAATGAACACTCATAACACATAAATCCAGATTCTTGCACATCCTCTTACAGCGAGCACaacaaagtacatctctgagtttgtgtgtgtgtgtgtgtgtgtgtgtgtgtgtgtgtgtgtgtgtgtgtgtgggggggggggggggtacgtGTGAGTGAGAGGCCCCAGGACTAAATTATACTGGAACATGGTTCCTCTCAAAGCCCACATCTGGGATTGGCCTTGACAACAAGATGCCGTGCTGCTCTAATTTTGGTTACTTTGTTTATAACCCTATAATAGAGACAGTATCGGACCACAGTGCTGGTATGAAGGAGGCCAAGATACAGAAAAAGCAGTCCCTTTGAAAAAACCTAAGGTGGTACTGATGCAAAAGTATCAAGTTGAGTTAAGAGGAGCCGTTTAGATATGTCTATGTATTACGTTAAAGCAAACTTTGTTGGGTTCCTTTAAACTGGATTGACACCATCACAGGGATTCTCCTTTTAAACCTGAAGACTGCAGGTTGGAGCTTGTTGCGCTGGGTGAGCGTGGATGTAACAATAATGATAAATCTGTCATTATATTGGGAAGATACCAGGGCTTTGCCAGCTCACTCACTCTCTTTAGAGCTTCAGCATACTCACTAAATTCACTTAGTCATCACTGGATATACAGAGTAACTTTGCTGACTTGAAAATAAACAGCATTTTGCCCCAAGGACAAGGCTCACCGGATAGAAACGGAAGCTGCACGGACAGGTTTTAAATATATTCAGCATTTGGGGATTAAACTGTCAGCTGTGTATAAATCTGTCGGCTCTAATATTTAATCTTAAGAAGGCGAGTCATTTCAAGAGCCATTGAAAAATGACTTACAGGTGTTATGAAGTGATGCATTGAGTGGCTTTGATGCGACGCTTCATTTGATTTATATTTCTGACATTATTTGTCTACATCCAGTAATGTATTTAAAGTCTTTAGCAAGCAACCTGCAAACTGTCCTCTAAAGCCGGCTCATCACTCAGGCGGCTGCGATGCTCACATCTTCGAGACAACTTGGAGTTTACTGCCATGTCACAACAAATCACCAGGTACACAAACATCCACATGGGGCTGCTTGCAAACCCTCTGATGTCAACATACGCGTCACCCCATCAGAGCCTCGTGCAAACACGTGTAGCAATCCTTTAATGGGCACTGAGTGGCACTTCGAGTCAGACCCCAGCAGGGTGGAGACTGGGTCCTGGTGTGGTCTGCCATCATTAAATCAGAGACAGCTGGACTCAAATcatcacccaaacctgctgtcAGTTTCGAGAAGATAATTTTTTCAAGACGTGGTTCAGGGAGAAGTCTCCTGTGTTGAAGAAGGACATTACATTCATGCAGGACAATGCTCCACCACGTCCAACCACTTCACTGCATGACGAGTGAGCAAAGGTCTTAAAGCAACATTAGGAatgtttgtgaaccttaaaaatgatgtgtttttatGCTCGTTTTGATAGTGACCAAATAGTGACCTTCCAAACCCGACTTACATCCTAACTAAAACTTCTCATGTGATTTCCAACGAGAACAATATCTGTGAACAGCATTTGTGAAACTGTGGTTTCTGCCTCAACCGAAGTTGAATATAACCACATCAAGAAACTAACACATATTCATGTATAACTCAATCTgctggttttcttagctaggaaattgtttttgaattggctctatatgaacgaactggattattttatgaattatgattattattaattaattgaattccaattggcttgaattggacttactatctaagtgccttgagatgacatttgttgtatttggcgctatataaataaaaatgaattgaattgaataataaaCTGTGGTAGATATTCTCAAGAAGGGTGTTTCTAggttattttaaaaatatatatatttccctCAGAGACTAAACTAACTTTTCCttgtttaaaatatatttttatttaaggTTAAATAACAACGTATTTTCTCACAATCAGACTTATATATTATGCCTAATAACTCTAACCACAGTTTAAGACTCAAATTGGGCTTTTAcatcaaatatttttaaatgacctggaaaaaaagaagatttattTCTTGAAAAACCATCTATGATGAAAACATCAGCACAATGgaggaagattttttttattgcaaaatTGTTCCCATTTTTCTATTAAAACTCAATATTCTGTTAATTCAATAAGACTGAATAGCTCATAAACAAAGTCTCTTAATTTTTCAATGAAGGAACATCAAATTATTGATGAGAAAAGCCAAATAAATGACGTGACAAAAACGTAACAATCAAAACAGTTTAAACTGATTCAACTATTTCATTTGAGTTTTTGGGTGGTGGTGAGTAACTTAAGGACACTGTGTAGAACTCTTAAATCTCTTGACATAGACAAACTGTCTTTGGACGGGGACATTACCTAAAGAGAACATTTCATTTCATAATTTAGGGAGAAAAATTAGATTCCAACAGAAAGCAGATagaaaacaaacatggaaaACCGGAGTCCACAATATCTGGTTTCAGTCGAATTTAACTTCATAAGAAAATTTCTTCCTGAATAACTTATGAGTTCCTCACTTTCTGTATATATCACAGATTCTGTGTATAAAAATACTTCTCCGTCTGCTTTGCAGCATCAGAATCTCTTCATCTGTCTGCGCTCCTGTCTTCTCTGCTTTTTCTCATTCACCTCCTCCGGTGCCGACGGGCTTTCTGCCATAAACCAGGGACCCAGAAAGTTCACCCACAGCAGGTGCAGGGCACGGGCCGGGGCCTGACACACATACAAGAGACAGCATTTAAATGACGAGGCTTGAATTAAACCAAATAAGGAAAGAGCATCAACTGGGCTTCTTCTACAAAAGCTCTTACCAGCAACCAAAGATACCAGAAATAAGAGGAGATTGTGCTGAGCACTTGCAGTATGGCAGTGAGCAGGATGACGTCCTTGAGGTGTCTAAAACCAGAATAAAGTGGATAAATGATCACTGAAAGAGCACATGTGTCTGTGCACAATGAAGAAGAAGTTACTCTACAGAGAAATAagggcacacacaaacacacaaataggTGGAACTTCTTTTTAATTAACCTGGTTTTAGAATAAACCATGATCATATAAAGGATTCTTAACATTTCATTCAGGAAGACTCGGATTCTTCTAAGAACTGACAATCAATGCCTACAACTCTCTGTTAACATTGCTGACATGAGTAGCattcatattttacatgaaTTTTGAACTGAACAAGGCATAAAACCATGTTCAAAGAAGCATTTCCAAGTTGAGTCccattgtcatgtttttttttacgtgtgctggcttaaagggatagttcgcctcttttgacatgaagctgtatgacatcccatattagcaatatcatttatgaacattttcttaccacctgctgcgtcctgtgggcggagttccagccgagttttggcgttgacgaaggtagtccggctagttggctggggtcgcaaaaataaagcgtcttggttctcaaaacaatatgcgttcaaaggagtaatacatttgcatcacaaaatcgttagccagaaaaagtcagacctcacatcgcttggcgctatttttgcctcccttcatatcaatgtgtACAGctacctgccgacagccgcacctgttacggtgtttaccgctcggaagcaggggactgctcggtctgcacttcggtcagcacagtttacacagcccatagtgatatgaaggtagagagaaacaGCGCCAagggattgtgaggtctgacttttttctggagaacgattttgtgatgcaaatgtattactcttttgaacgcatattgttttgagaagcaagacgctttatttttgcaaccccagccaactagccggactaccttcgtcaacgccaaaacgaggctggaactcggctcacaggacgcagcagggggtaagaagatgttcataaatgatattgctaatatgggatgtcatacagcttcatgtcaaaagaggcgaactatccctttaagaaagaGCTTCTCAAAATAGTCGCCTTGTATTTTGGGGATTACTTACTCTGCCATTCCCTGCTCCATGTTTAGGTCTATTCCTCCATCCAACAAACTTCCATCCTCAGCAAATGCTGGCTTGGCCATGGCCGACATGGAGCGGTAACTTCCTACATACACGGCGAGtgcaaacagcagcagcagctacgGGATGGAGAACAGGTTTCAAGCCAGGAAGGGAGTTGCGTTGAGGCAATTTTACACCCGGCGTACGGATGCTGAGGCTTtgaatagctttttttttttttttttttaattcactcaCCCATGTCCAAAATGTAGACGAACTGTAGAAAACCAAGAAATTTACAGCAGCGTATATTACCTGTAAGAAGAGTATAACAGTGCTGTAGCAATAACTCCATTTCACAGACAGACAACCCTCTAAATGGTAACTGGCAACTACCTTTAATAATCCATTAACTGTTTCGATCGTCTCTGAGGAAAAGGTGGGAAACTGTGTCA
This Odontesthes bonariensis isolate fOdoBon6 chromosome 1, fOdoBon6.hap1, whole genome shotgun sequence DNA region includes the following protein-coding sequences:
- the tmem208 gene encoding transmembrane protein 208, with the translated sequence MAPKGKVGTKGKKQIYEENEATLKFYTRVILGANVIYAAVNFLVFYSSSTFWTWLLLLFALAVYVGSYRSMSAMAKPAFAEDGSLLDGGIDLNMEQGMAEHLKDVILLTAILQVLSTISSYFWYLWLLAPARALHLLWVNFLGPWFMAESPSAPEEVNEKKQRRQERRQMKRF